From the genome of Hydrogenophilus thermoluteolus, one region includes:
- a CDS encoding copper resistance protein B codes for MKPCSLFTAALVLLGAAPVWAQTTMEGGGHAGHPGTAPAPTRAESPASATMDHGSMNMQGGPAPADARDPHAYSNGLTLESGPYALPGPRQLRLSDEHAFGAVLLDRLERVHTKEGNATTYDAQAWFGGTYDRLVLKAEGGVAKGKLEEARTELLWGHAISAYWDSQLGVRQDSGTGPDRTWLAFGFQGLAPYWFEVDATAYLGTSGQTSLRLSSEYELLVTQRWIVQPRLEANVYGETEENRGIGSGLSDLVVGIRLRYEFNRQFAPYIGIEWAGKYGKTASFARREGLDTRQTRFVAGLRVWF; via the coding sequence ATGAAACCCTGTTCTCTCTTCACTGCGGCGCTGGTGTTGCTCGGTGCGGCACCCGTCTGGGCGCAAACAACGATGGAAGGCGGCGGCCATGCCGGGCACCCGGGCACGGCTCCAGCCCCAACGCGAGCCGAATCGCCCGCGAGCGCCACCATGGACCACGGCAGCATGAACATGCAGGGGGGCCCCGCCCCCGCCGATGCCCGTGATCCGCACGCGTATTCCAATGGCTTGACTTTGGAGTCGGGCCCTTACGCACTCCCCGGGCCACGGCAACTTCGGCTGTCCGATGAACATGCGTTCGGCGCCGTGCTCCTCGATCGCCTGGAGCGCGTTCACACGAAGGAGGGGAACGCGACCACCTATGACGCGCAAGCCTGGTTCGGCGGCACCTACGACCGCTTGGTCCTCAAGGCCGAAGGTGGCGTCGCCAAAGGCAAATTGGAGGAGGCACGTACAGAGCTCCTTTGGGGTCATGCGATCTCAGCATACTGGGACAGCCAACTCGGGGTGCGGCAGGACAGCGGCACGGGGCCTGACCGGACTTGGCTCGCTTTCGGTTTTCAAGGGTTAGCGCCCTATTGGTTCGAGGTTGACGCAACTGCGTACCTAGGTACTTCGGGACAGACCTCACTTCGGCTTTCGAGTGAGTACGAACTGCTTGTGACGCAACGTTGGATTGTGCAACCTCGGCTGGAAGCCAACGTTTATGGCGAAACGGAGGAAAACCGGGGAATAGGGAGCGGATTGTCCGATCTCGTGGTCGGGATTCGCCTCCGTTACGAGTTCAATCGCCAATTCGCGCCCTATATTGGGATCGAATGGGCGGGGAAATATGGCAAGACGGCCAGTTTTGCACGTCGGGAAGGGTTGGATACGCGGCAGACGCGTTTCGTTGCCGGTCTTCGTGTTTGGTTTTGA